A single genomic interval of halophilic archaeon DL31 harbors:
- a CDS encoding filamentation induced by cAMP protein Fic (PFAM: Filamentation induced by cAMP/death on curing, related~KEGG: hsl:OE6023R hypothetical protein), translating into MGELPETAPGRQVPYGRKPYYKPDPLPPARELAFDESFYETLSEATFWLGKLGGFSLTVEFAPVVYTSLLRKEAMESSEIEGAEIDYDALYSHETRSGVVADKGLGGADERKDVQEVLNYEDALKQGVEKIDAGEPYAIDLFDSVHETLLTDVPEERRETDSIGEFKTKPNHLGEFLPPVPETVEGLMEALVTYIRTGGSYHPLIDIALTHYQFETIHPYGDGNGRLGRLLITLQLYDAGYLEEPNLYLSEYFNRFKSTYVDRMEAVRTRGEWEAWVDFFVTGVRHQAEESLLRSRELRDLQHRYEAEYGGRARADARLACKLFEQPYLTASLVEELLGVSSPTAYRAIERLVADGVLKETTGRERNREYRAKEIFDILEKPPTTY; encoded by the coding sequence ATGGGCGAACTACCTGAGACGGCTCCGGGACGACAGGTCCCCTACGGGCGGAAGCCGTACTACAAGCCCGACCCGCTTCCACCGGCCCGGGAGCTTGCGTTCGACGAGAGCTTCTACGAGACACTGTCGGAAGCGACGTTCTGGCTGGGGAAGTTAGGGGGGTTCTCGCTCACCGTGGAGTTCGCGCCCGTTGTGTACACCTCCCTGTTACGGAAAGAGGCGATGGAGTCATCCGAGATCGAGGGGGCGGAGATTGACTACGACGCGCTCTACAGCCACGAGACCCGTTCAGGTGTCGTCGCCGACAAGGGGTTGGGTGGTGCTGACGAGCGCAAGGACGTCCAGGAAGTTCTCAACTACGAGGACGCGCTGAAGCAAGGTGTCGAAAAAATTGACGCGGGCGAACCGTACGCTATCGATCTTTTCGACTCAGTTCACGAGACGCTGCTCACGGACGTGCCCGAAGAACGCCGAGAAACGGACAGCATCGGGGAGTTCAAGACGAAACCGAACCACCTCGGCGAGTTCCTCCCTCCCGTTCCTGAAACCGTCGAGGGATTGATGGAGGCGCTCGTCACCTACATCAGAACGGGCGGGAGTTATCACCCGCTCATAGACATCGCGCTGACCCACTATCAGTTCGAGACAATCCACCCGTACGGCGACGGGAACGGCCGACTCGGGCGTCTCCTCATCACGCTTCAGCTGTATGACGCGGGCTATCTCGAAGAACCGAACCTCTATCTCAGCGAGTACTTCAATCGGTTCAAGTCGACGTACGTCGATCGGATGGAGGCGGTTCGAACGAGGGGCGAGTGGGAGGCGTGGGTCGACTTTTTCGTTACTGGTGTCCGCCATCAGGCAGAGGAGTCACTATTACGTTCGCGTGAACTACGCGACCTGCAACACCGCTACGAGGCGGAGTACGGCGGCCGGGCCAGAGCGGACGCACGGCTGGCGTGTAAACTGTTCGAACAGCCGTATCTCACCGCTTCGCTCGTGGAGGAACTACTCGGCGTGTCAAGCCCGACCGCGTACCGGGCGATCGAACGGCTGGTTGCGGACGGCGTTCTCAAAGAGACGACCGGACGTGAACGGAACAGGGAGTACCGCGCGAAGGAGATTTTCGATATCCTCGAAAAGCCGCCGACGACTTACTGA
- a CDS encoding protein of unknown function DUF6 transmembrane (PFAM: Protein of unknown function DUF6, transmembrane~KEGG: hla:Hlac_1853 protein of unknown function DUF6 transmembrane) yields the protein MSSYRNLALFLLLAAVWGSAFMAIKAGLSYFPPVLFAALRYDIAGVLMLGYAWWVVDDPIPRTRGEVALVTVGAVLLIAAYHALLFVGEADPAVTSGSAAVIVSLSPLLTTGFARLFLPEERLELLGVIGLLLGLAGAIVLANPDPSNLMGGGTVAKLLILAAAASFALGSVLTRWLDAEMPIESMEAWSMVGGAALMHLVSVGLGESVADVNLTPVAIASLAYLAIAASAIGFLIYFDLLERLGPIEINMVSYVAPVFAALSGWLFLQEGLTVATVGGFLLIVVGFGLLKRRAIAKELGLSEVSGRLNA from the coding sequence ATGAGCAGCTATCGGAATCTCGCGCTCTTTCTCCTCCTCGCGGCGGTCTGGGGCTCTGCGTTCATGGCCATCAAGGCCGGGCTGTCGTACTTCCCGCCCGTCCTCTTCGCCGCGCTGCGCTACGACATCGCGGGCGTGTTGATGCTCGGCTACGCCTGGTGGGTCGTCGACGACCCCATCCCCCGCACTCGCGGGGAGGTCGCGCTGGTGACCGTCGGTGCCGTGCTCCTCATCGCTGCCTACCACGCCCTCCTCTTCGTTGGCGAGGCAGACCCCGCCGTCACCAGCGGCTCGGCGGCGGTCATCGTCAGCCTGAGCCCCCTCCTCACGACGGGCTTTGCACGGCTGTTCCTCCCTGAGGAGCGCCTGGAGCTGCTGGGCGTCATCGGCCTGTTGCTCGGACTTGCAGGCGCCATCGTGCTCGCGAACCCCGACCCGTCGAACCTCATGGGCGGTGGCACGGTGGCCAAACTCCTCATCCTCGCGGCGGCGGCATCCTTCGCGCTTGGGAGCGTCCTCACCCGCTGGCTCGACGCCGAGATGCCCATCGAGTCGATGGAGGCGTGGTCGATGGTCGGCGGCGCGGCGCTGATGCACCTGGTGAGTGTCGGGCTCGGTGAGTCAGTCGCCGACGTGAATCTCACCCCAGTCGCGATTGCCAGCCTGGCCTACCTCGCCATCGCCGCCAGTGCTATCGGCTTCCTGATCTACTTCGATCTGCTGGAACGACTGGGCCCCATCGAAATCAACATGGTGTCGTACGTCGCGCCGGTGTTCGCGGCGCTTTCAGGGTGGCTCTTCCTGCAGGAGGGATTGACCGTGGCGACGGTTGGCGGGTTCCTGCTCATCGTCGTCGGGTTTGGCCTGCTCAAACGGCGGGCCATCGCCAAAGAACTCGGGCTCTCGGAGGTTTCCGGGCGACTGAACGCGTAG
- a CDS encoding Prephenate dehydrogenase (PFAM: Prephenate dehydrogenase~KEGG: hla:Hlac_1779 prephenate dehydrogenase) gives MTLCIVGAGEMGRWLAGAVDTELAFADTDANAARAAAEIFDAEMVPLANGTPERDRRFEAVCLAVPMPTVADAVADWAPYTERAMFDLSGVMTPAVEAMRERLPNRERASIHPLFAPARAPGNVAVVADEVGETLNPLLSALRSAGNNLFETTPDEHDEAMSTVQAKTHAAVLAWALAADDVREEFHTPVSAGLADLATTVTEGDAHVYDDIQRQFDGAKALAEAAERVAAAGGEEFAALYAEAGAAAEALGGESE, from the coding sequence ATGACTCTCTGTATCGTCGGTGCGGGCGAGATGGGTCGGTGGCTCGCCGGAGCCGTCGACACTGAACTCGCCTTCGCCGACACCGACGCCAACGCGGCACGCGCGGCCGCCGAAATCTTCGACGCCGAGATGGTGCCGCTCGCCAATGGGACGCCCGAACGCGACCGACGGTTCGAGGCAGTCTGTCTGGCCGTCCCGATGCCAACCGTCGCTGACGCTGTCGCCGACTGGGCGCCCTACACCGAGCGTGCGATGTTCGACCTTTCGGGCGTGATGACCCCGGCTGTCGAGGCGATGCGCGAGCGGCTCCCGAACCGGGAGCGTGCGAGCATCCATCCGCTGTTCGCGCCCGCTCGGGCCCCAGGGAACGTTGCAGTTGTCGCCGACGAGGTCGGGGAGACGCTGAACCCGCTCCTCTCGGCCCTCCGGAGCGCGGGCAACAACCTGTTCGAGACCACGCCCGATGAACACGACGAGGCCATGAGCACGGTGCAGGCCAAGACCCACGCAGCGGTGCTCGCGTGGGCGCTCGCGGCCGACGACGTGCGCGAGGAGTTCCACACGCCCGTCTCCGCCGGATTAGCGGACCTCGCGACGACCGTCACAGAGGGTGACGCACACGTCTATGACGACATCCAGCGCCAGTTCGACGGCGCCAAAGCCCTTGCTGAGGCCGCCGAACGGGTCGCCGCTGCCGGGGGCGAGGAGTTCGCTGCACTCTATGCAGAGGCGGGTGCCGCCGCGGAGGCGCTCGGGGGTGAGAGCGAATGA
- a CDS encoding protein of unknown function DUF1684 (PFAM: Protein of unknown function DUF1684~KEGG: hla:Hlac_1972 protein of unknown function DUF1684), whose translation MSETDAEWTEQLRANREEKDQFFAEHPQSPVPPEEREMFEGLDYFEPAAACRVEAEATVHEEPDPVEMDTTNGPPVRYLRVATFAFELREADCELHAYRQADDDSRVLFVPFRDKTTGQQSYEGGRYMEFEPDRELADGDVVTLDFNLAYSPFCAFSETFSCPLPPEENWLEVAVAAGEKTP comes from the coding sequence ATGAGCGAGACTGACGCCGAGTGGACCGAGCAGTTGCGGGCCAACCGCGAGGAGAAAGACCAGTTCTTCGCCGAGCACCCGCAGTCGCCGGTGCCGCCAGAAGAGCGCGAGATGTTCGAAGGACTGGACTACTTCGAGCCCGCCGCGGCGTGCCGCGTCGAGGCCGAAGCAACCGTCCACGAGGAACCTGACCCGGTGGAGATGGACACCACCAACGGCCCGCCAGTACGCTATCTGCGCGTGGCGACGTTCGCGTTCGAACTGCGTGAGGCGGACTGCGAGCTCCACGCCTATCGCCAGGCGGACGACGACTCGCGCGTCCTGTTCGTGCCGTTTCGAGACAAGACGACGGGCCAGCAGAGCTACGAGGGCGGGCGATACATGGAGTTCGAACCCGACCGGGAGCTGGCGGACGGCGACGTGGTGACGCTCGACTTCAACCTCGCGTACTCGCCGTTCTGTGCGTTCAGCGAGACGTTCTCCTGTCCGCTTCCGCCGGAGGAGAACTGGCTGGAGGTTGCGGTGGCGGCGGGGGAGAAGACGCCGTAA
- a CDS encoding putative transcriptional regulator, XRE family (KEGG: hbo:Hbor_08790 cbs-domain-containing membrane protein~PFAM: Cystathionine beta-synthase, core~SMART: Cystathionine beta-synthase, core) has translation MKAADVMTTDVETVSPDDDVSKVLGRLAKVPYSGFPVVEDGDVVGIITEGDLVDLFEVEDRVLWIPIGLPPFVDTLTYAVDVSWDNLDLGLDLAAHADDPIRDLMTIDVETVGPDASLDDLLVLLANRDEDINRVPVLEDGALVGIITRQDLLRGLKAERVAGASGIDA, from the coding sequence ATGAAGGCAGCCGACGTGATGACGACGGACGTGGAAACCGTCTCTCCCGACGACGACGTGAGCAAGGTGCTGGGCCGGCTGGCGAAAGTGCCCTACAGCGGCTTCCCAGTCGTCGAGGACGGCGACGTGGTGGGGATCATCACCGAGGGGGACTTAGTCGACCTCTTCGAGGTCGAAGACAGGGTGCTCTGGATTCCCATCGGCCTGCCACCGTTCGTGGATACACTGACCTACGCCGTCGACGTGTCATGGGACAACCTGGACCTCGGATTGGACTTGGCCGCCCACGCCGACGACCCAATCCGTGACCTGATGACGATAGATGTGGAGACAGTCGGGCCGGACGCGAGCCTTGACGACCTGTTGGTGCTGCTGGCCAATCGTGACGAGGACATCAACCGCGTGCCAGTGCTCGAAGATGGAGCGCTGGTCGGCATCATCACTCGGCAGGACCTGCTTCGTGGGCTGAAAGCGGAGCGCGTCGCGGGTGCCAGCGGCATCGACGCCTGA
- a CDS encoding Methyltransferase type 12 (PFAM: Methyltransferase type 12~KEGG: hbo:Hbor_19120 methyltransferase family protein), with protein MSVDPDRLRDTVNYLREVRPIDPEEIQEYFENPPHPAVVTQALRDAAFDLSLVEQANGTFVPASDEPVSPPGWSPERLPETYEHVVADELVGRFGANWHIGDSGDDLREAIRRLKADYYHGNPVEYDETAALGYAIYHLPDYYAAMGYVLDDLAETGRLPRTLRVLDIGAGVGGPALALHDYLEAAADGEILVDYHALEPSPAGPILEDLLAETGPNFHTTVHRETAEAFDPESLGEVDLLSFCNVLSELDDPAATAERYLQSVAEDGTLLAMAPADLETSTGLREVERTLTPPDSDVSVYSPTLRLWPNEAPSDRGWSFDTRPDIEPPHLQTRLEKGLAESEKRMDDDGRARDAENAFRKTSVQFSYSLLRPDGERRVVVRASEKRHAKAKEMDRHVSSRVDLLTVKLSPDLSRQGEGEQAYGADPNPLFKVGDGSEQVEQYAVLTRESGLNSDLREAPYGAVLSFENVLVLWNDDEEAHNLVVDGETVVDLVAT; from the coding sequence ATGAGCGTCGATCCTGACCGGCTCCGGGACACCGTGAACTACCTTCGGGAGGTCCGCCCCATCGATCCCGAGGAGATTCAGGAGTACTTCGAGAACCCGCCCCACCCCGCAGTTGTCACACAGGCGCTCCGCGACGCCGCATTCGACCTCAGCCTCGTCGAGCAGGCCAACGGCACCTTCGTGCCAGCCTCCGACGAACCGGTCTCGCCGCCGGGCTGGAGTCCCGAGCGCCTGCCTGAGACGTACGAACACGTTGTCGCCGACGAGCTTGTGGGTCGCTTCGGGGCAAACTGGCACATCGGTGACTCCGGCGACGACCTCCGGGAGGCCATTCGCCGGCTGAAGGCCGACTACTACCACGGCAACCCCGTCGAGTACGACGAGACGGCAGCGCTGGGCTACGCCATCTACCACCTGCCGGACTACTACGCTGCGATGGGCTACGTGCTCGATGATCTGGCCGAGACCGGCCGGCTCCCGCGGACGCTTCGTGTGCTGGACATTGGGGCCGGCGTCGGCGGCCCCGCGCTCGCGCTCCACGACTACCTCGAGGCGGCTGCAGACGGCGAGATTCTGGTCGATTACCACGCGCTGGAGCCCTCGCCCGCTGGGCCTATTCTCGAGGACCTCCTCGCGGAGACGGGACCGAACTTCCACACGACGGTCCATCGCGAGACGGCGGAAGCGTTCGACCCCGAGTCACTGGGCGAGGTGGACCTGCTCTCGTTCTGCAACGTGCTCTCGGAACTCGACGACCCGGCGGCGACGGCCGAGCGCTATCTCCAGTCCGTCGCCGAGGACGGCACACTGCTGGCGATGGCGCCGGCTGATCTCGAAACCTCCACGGGGCTCCGGGAGGTCGAGCGCACCCTCACCCCCCCGGATTCGGATGTATCGGTCTACTCGCCCACGCTGCGCCTCTGGCCAAACGAGGCCCCGAGCGACCGCGGGTGGTCGTTCGACACCCGTCCGGATATCGAGCCGCCACATCTCCAGACACGGCTTGAGAAGGGGCTGGCCGAATCGGAGAAGCGAATGGACGACGACGGTCGCGCGCGGGACGCCGAGAACGCTTTCCGCAAGACGTCGGTCCAGTTCTCCTACAGCCTGCTCCGCCCCGACGGCGAACGCCGGGTGGTCGTCCGAGCCTCCGAGAAACGCCACGCGAAGGCAAAGGAGATGGACCGCCACGTGAGTAGCCGAGTGGATCTTCTGACCGTGAAGCTGAGCCCCGACCTCAGCAGGCAGGGGGAAGGGGAACAGGCGTACGGCGCCGACCCCAACCCGCTGTTCAAAGTCGGTGACGGCAGCGAGCAGGTCGAACAGTACGCCGTGCTGACTCGGGAGTCGGGGCTGAACAGCGACCTACGGGAGGCGCCCTACGGCGCGGTCCTCTCCTTCGAGAACGTGCTTGTACTCTGGAACGACGACGAGGAAGCGCACAATCTGGTCGTCGACGGCGAGACGGTCGTGGATCTGGTGGCTACCTAA
- a CDS encoding peptidase M24 (PFAM: Peptidase M24, structural domain~KEGG: nph:NP3076A aminopeptidase) has product MDIDTSSLDEYLDEQRLDGYAVYAASDDSTQRYLSGFNAPDPFLTVYTPEGTAILTSGLEYGRATKEAGAETVERTSDYDYESLREAHDSATARNKLHATFLRATDAEAVAVPETFPVGSADGLREEGITIAVDDEGVVNDIRAVKTEEEIENVREATLANEKSMQACEDLIDAAEVRNGVLSHEDEPLTSEQVKTEIEITLLEHGCALDETIVACGVDAADPHDRGSGPLEAGQPIIVDIFPRDKETGYHSDMTRTFVKGQANDTISEWYDLTAEAKRAAFSELEAGATGEEVHAAACEVYERAGYPTLRQDPATETGFIHSTGHGIGLDVHEAPSLSPRGGELKAGQIVTIEPGLYDPEHGGVRIEDIAVVTEDGYENFTEYPEELEL; this is encoded by the coding sequence GACTCCACCCAGCGCTACCTTTCAGGGTTCAACGCCCCGGACCCCTTCCTCACGGTGTACACTCCCGAGGGCACGGCTATCCTCACCTCCGGACTGGAGTACGGCCGCGCCACGAAGGAGGCCGGTGCCGAGACGGTCGAGCGCACCTCCGACTACGACTACGAGAGCCTGCGCGAAGCGCACGACAGCGCGACCGCCCGCAACAAACTCCACGCAACGTTCCTACGGGCCACCGACGCTGAGGCGGTAGCAGTCCCCGAAACGTTCCCGGTCGGGAGCGCCGATGGCCTGCGCGAGGAGGGCATCACCATCGCCGTGGACGACGAGGGCGTCGTCAACGACATCCGCGCGGTCAAGACCGAGGAAGAGATCGAGAACGTCCGTGAGGCCACGCTGGCTAACGAGAAATCGATGCAGGCCTGTGAAGACCTCATCGACGCTGCCGAGGTGCGAAACGGCGTGCTCTCCCACGAGGACGAACCGCTGACCAGCGAGCAGGTAAAGACCGAAATCGAGATCACGCTGCTCGAACACGGCTGCGCGCTGGATGAAACCATCGTCGCCTGCGGCGTCGACGCCGCCGACCCCCACGACCGCGGCAGCGGCCCGCTGGAGGCCGGTCAACCCATCATCGTCGATATCTTCCCACGGGACAAGGAGACGGGCTACCACTCGGACATGACCCGGACGTTCGTGAAAGGCCAGGCCAACGACACGATTTCGGAGTGGTACGACCTGACCGCCGAAGCCAAGCGCGCCGCGTTCAGCGAACTCGAAGCTGGCGCCACCGGGGAGGAGGTCCACGCCGCTGCCTGCGAAGTTTACGAGCGGGCGGGCTACCCGACGCTCCGACAGGATCCCGCGACTGAGACGGGGTTCATCCACTCCACGGGTCACGGTATCGGACTCGACGTACATGAAGCGCCGTCGCTCTCACCCCGCGGCGGGGAGCTGAAGGCGGGCCAGATTGTGACCATCGAGCCAGGGCTCTATGACCCCGAACACGGGGGGGTTCGCATCGAAGACATCGCCGTCGTCACCGAGGACGGCTACGAAAATTTCACGGAGTATCCGGAAGAACTGGAGCTCTGA
- a CDS encoding Acetamidase/Formamidase (PFAM: Acetamidase/Formamidase~KEGG: hla:Hlac_2016 acetamidase/formamidase), producing the protein MSQQVPNELYVDQYTLGLVGPDQEWAGTVADGGTIETYTPPGCWGPMITPSFRGGHEVTRPIRVEGAEVGDAIAIHIRDVAVTSMATSTGSMAEREGAFQDDPFVDHRCPECGTTWPDSVVEGTGEGAIRCAECGANASSFGFDYGYTVAFDHENAVGITLDKDGAHELATNADEVMDIPENSRQHPILLYEPDGMPGTLGRLRPFVGNIGTTPSVTMPDSHNAGDFGQSLIGADHDYGVDTEEDLEKRTDGHMDIPEVRAGATLICPVDIEGGGVYVGDLHANQGDGELSLHTTDVSGTVTMDVEVIEDLDIDGPLLLPNEADLPFISKPYTDEEREAGRNLGVEHNVDVNEEMGPIQVVGSGATVNDATQNAFDRASKLLDMSEGEIRARCTFTGGVQIGRLPGVVQLDMLVPMEILEDRGLDGVVRKQYGL; encoded by the coding sequence ATGTCACAACAAGTCCCAAATGAACTCTACGTCGACCAGTACACGCTCGGCCTCGTCGGCCCGGACCAGGAGTGGGCGGGAACCGTCGCCGATGGCGGCACCATCGAGACGTACACCCCACCGGGCTGCTGGGGCCCGATGATCACACCGTCGTTCCGCGGCGGCCACGAGGTCACCCGACCCATCCGTGTCGAGGGTGCGGAGGTCGGTGACGCCATCGCCATCCACATCCGCGACGTGGCGGTGACGAGCATGGCGACCAGTACCGGCTCGATGGCCGAGCGCGAGGGAGCGTTCCAGGACGACCCCTTCGTCGACCACCGCTGTCCGGAGTGTGGGACGACGTGGCCAGACTCCGTCGTCGAAGGCACGGGCGAGGGCGCCATCCGCTGTGCGGAGTGTGGCGCCAACGCCTCCTCGTTCGGTTTTGACTACGGCTACACCGTCGCCTTCGACCACGAGAACGCCGTCGGCATCACGCTCGACAAGGACGGTGCCCACGAACTGGCGACAAACGCCGACGAGGTGATGGACATCCCCGAAAACTCCCGCCAGCACCCCATCCTGCTCTACGAGCCCGACGGGATGCCGGGGACACTCGGCCGGCTGCGACCGTTCGTGGGTAACATCGGTACCACGCCGTCGGTGACGATGCCCGACTCCCACAACGCGGGTGACTTCGGCCAGAGCCTCATCGGCGCCGACCACGACTACGGCGTTGACACCGAGGAGGACTTGGAGAAGCGAACCGATGGCCACATGGACATCCCGGAGGTTCGTGCCGGCGCGACGCTCATCTGTCCGGTCGATATCGAGGGCGGTGGCGTCTACGTGGGTGACCTGCACGCCAACCAGGGCGACGGCGAACTCTCGCTGCACACCACCGACGTGAGCGGCACCGTCACGATGGACGTCGAAGTCATCGAGGATCTCGATATCGACGGGCCGCTACTCCTGCCAAACGAGGCGGACCTGCCGTTCATCAGTAAACCCTACACCGATGAGGAGCGTGAGGCCGGCCGTAATCTTGGCGTAGAGCACAATGTCGACGTGAACGAGGAGATGGGGCCGATTCAGGTGGTCGGCTCCGGGGCCACCGTTAATGACGCGACCCAGAACGCCTTCGACCGAGCGTCGAAACTGCTCGACATGAGCGAGGGTGAGATCCGTGCCCGCTGTACTTTCACCGGGGGCGTGCAGATTGGTCGCCTCCCGGGCGTCGTCCAACTGGACATGCTGGTCCCGATGGAGATTCTCGAGGACCGCGGGCTCGACGGTGTGGTGCGGAAGCAGTACGGGCTGTGA